The Sporocytophaga myxococcoides genome contains a region encoding:
- the xerD gene encoding site-specific tyrosine recombinase XerD — protein sequence MNWELLLKQFKNYLKLEKSLSLNSIDAYVHDVVKLRQFLEISNKESSPARLTYNDLTDFLVFLSELGMSPHSQARIISGIKGFYKFLMIEEIVTNDPSALLESPKLGRKLPDTLSFPEIESLLNSIDLSTAEGTRNRAMLETLYSSGLRVSELVELRLNNVFGDQGFLRVLGKGNKERLVPIGREALKYINIYVKEIRCHLVAKPGSENHVFLNRRGASLTRVMVFTIIKNLAKDLGMKKSISPHTFRHSFATHLIEGGADLRAVQEMLGHESITTTEIYTHLDRDYLKQIIKDFHPRS from the coding sequence ATGAATTGGGAGCTCCTTCTAAAGCAATTTAAAAATTATCTTAAGTTAGAGAAGTCTTTATCGCTAAATTCTATAGATGCATATGTGCATGATGTTGTAAAACTAAGACAGTTTTTAGAAATCTCCAATAAAGAAAGTAGCCCGGCCAGACTTACTTACAATGATTTGACTGACTTTCTGGTATTTCTTTCTGAATTGGGTATGTCCCCTCATTCACAAGCGAGAATCATTTCTGGAATAAAAGGATTTTATAAGTTTTTGATGATAGAGGAGATTGTTACCAATGATCCATCAGCGCTTCTTGAAAGTCCAAAATTAGGAAGGAAACTTCCTGATACTTTAAGCTTCCCGGAAATAGAAAGTTTACTCAACTCTATTGATTTGTCAACTGCTGAAGGAACGAGAAATCGTGCCATGCTGGAAACTTTGTATAGTTCCGGCCTTAGGGTTTCTGAGCTTGTAGAACTCCGACTTAATAATGTTTTTGGAGATCAGGGATTTTTAAGAGTGTTAGGTAAAGGAAACAAGGAAAGGCTTGTGCCGATAGGCAGAGAGGCTCTTAAGTATATAAATATTTATGTAAAAGAGATACGCTGCCACCTGGTGGCTAAACCTGGATCTGAAAACCATGTATTTTTAAACCGGAGAGGAGCAAGCCTCACCAGAGTGATGGTATTTACAATTATCAAAAATCTGGCGAAAGATTTAGGAATGAAAAAAAGTATTAGTCCCCATACTTTCAGACATTCTTTCGCAACTCATTTAATAGAAGGTGGTGCGGATTTAAGAGCAGTCCAGGAAATGTTAGGTCATGAGTCTATCACAACTACTGAAATTTATACACATCTGGACAGAGATTATCTAAAGCAAATTATAAAAGATTTTCACCCTCGAAGTTAA
- the aroQ gene encoding type II 3-dehydroquinate dehydratase has translation MKIIIINGPNLNLLGIRETSIYGSQSFTDYFKKLTAEFPQAGLEYYQSNIEGEIINKLHETGFSYDGIVLNAGAYTHTSIAISDAIAGIKTPVYEVHLSNVYSREDYRHKSILAKNCKGVISGFGMDSYRLAVYQFLSTLK, from the coding sequence ATGAAAATCATTATCATAAACGGACCAAATTTAAATTTGCTAGGTATCCGCGAGACTTCTATATACGGTTCCCAATCATTTACCGATTATTTTAAAAAATTAACCGCTGAATTCCCACAGGCAGGATTGGAATATTATCAATCAAATATTGAAGGAGAAATCATTAACAAACTTCATGAAACCGGATTTTCCTATGACGGGATCGTATTGAATGCCGGCGCTTACACACATACTTCTATTGCCATCTCTGATGCCATTGCTGGTATTAAAACACCAGTATATGAGGTACATCTCTCCAATGTATACTCCAGAGAAGATTACAGACATAAAAGTATACTGGCAAAGAACTGTAAAGGAGTAATTTCTGGTTTTGGAATGGATAGCTACCGTCTTGCTGTTTATCAATTCCTTTCAACCTTAAAATAA
- a CDS encoding DUF2071 domain-containing protein translates to MPMRHLWQSGSKLQVSYEWKFQNSWNRLKVSANNKRCCFDEGSEEEFITEHYWGYTKIKENITAEYGVEHPKWNVYPVETHDIQVNCKDIYGNEFACLSNQIPNSVFLAEGSEIKVLQGTRI, encoded by the coding sequence ATGCCAATGAGGCATTTGTGGCAAAGCGGAAGCAAACTTCAGGTTTCATATGAATGGAAATTCCAAAATAGCTGGAATCGGTTAAAGGTGAGTGCTAATAACAAGAGGTGCTGTTTTGATGAAGGTTCGGAAGAAGAATTTATAACAGAACACTATTGGGGATATACAAAAATCAAAGAAAATATAACAGCTGAGTATGGTGTGGAACATCCCAAATGGAATGTATATCCAGTGGAAACCCATGACATTCAAGTTAATTGCAAAGACATTTACGGCAATGAGTTTGCTTGTCTAAGTAACCAGATACCTAACAGCGTCTTTCTTGCAGAAGGTTCGGAAATAAAAGTACTTCAAGGGACCCGAATATAA
- a CDS encoding helix-turn-helix transcriptional regulator, whose protein sequence is MAKHIGKLILSRLAELGMNKSEFARRINKSRQNVQDIFKRESVDTDLLLQISKVLNFNFFTLLAANEELAKAEVHEDGVMYRKKQKGDKVNGSSEDIKKQLDIAKREILYLEKINTLLESKIGKKSAKPALKVSAKKTAKKVRK, encoded by the coding sequence ATGGCAAAACATATTGGAAAATTGATTCTTTCGAGACTTGCTGAGCTTGGAATGAATAAGAGTGAATTCGCAAGGCGAATAAACAAATCACGACAGAATGTGCAGGATATATTTAAGAGAGAAAGTGTAGACACAGACCTTCTCCTGCAAATTTCAAAGGTGTTAAACTTCAACTTCTTTACATTACTTGCTGCAAATGAAGAGCTTGCTAAAGCAGAAGTGCATGAAGACGGAGTTATGTATAGGAAAAAGCAAAAGGGAGATAAGGTAAATGGAAGCTCTGAAGATATCAAAAAGCAACTGGACATTGCTAAGAGAGAGATATTATATCTAGAGAAAATCAATACCTTATTGGAGAGTAAGATTGGTAAAAAATCAGCTAAGCCTGCCTTAAAAGTATCCGCAAAAAAAACAGCCAAAAAGGTTAGAAAATAG